The stretch of DNA CAGATCAGCAGCCCCAAGGCGCTGAGGGCCAGCGGCAGGGGGGGCGCACGCGTCCGGTTCACCCGTCATCGTCGCGCCGCCGAGGACCCGGGTCGCTTACACTCCAGGCGATGTCCCGCCTGCTCGGTATCGCCCTCGCCAGCGTGGTGCTGGGCACGGCCCCCGCCGCCCCGGTCCCGCTCCCCGACCTCGCGCGGCTCCTCGCCCTCACCCGCAGCCCGGAAACCGCCCACCTGGAAGTCGTCGGCACCCACCTCGACCTCGGCCCCGGTTTCGTCATCGACGAGTGGAACCTCACCCAGGCCGGGCGCGTCCTGATCAACTTCAGCCGCCTGAGCAGCGACGCGCAGGCCTGGCAGCTCGACATCCTGCGGTCCTCGGTGACGCCGGCACAACTCGCCCCCTCCAAGCGGGCGCTGTATACCGTCACGTCCCCCGCGCTGGGCGACGTGACCGACGTCTCGCTGATCCTGAGCGGCCCGTTCCGGAACCGCTTCCTGGAACACACGGTCTTTCGGGACCAGAGCGCGATCCTCACGGTGGTGGACCGGCGCTATCTGCTGGCCTCGGGGCGGCGCTGGGAGGCACTGGGGTACGGGGTGCCCGAGGCGGAGACGACGTACCAGTACCTGCAAGGCCGAGCGCAGTTTTGCCGGCGGCCCCAGGTGCGCTGTCGCCCCTGACGCTGAGAGTCGCGCTGGACGGCGCTGCGCCTGGCGGACCCCCTGAACGCCACGGCGGCTTGCCTTGAAAGACACGTCCCAGGACAGGAGCTGCGCGCCTCGTACCCGCTTAATACAATTAATACATTTCAGGCAAGTCAGGACCACCCCCCGGCCTCCCCCTCCTGCCCCCGCCAAACTCACGAGCCAGCGCAAGCCTCCCCCTCTCAGCCACCATCCCCACGCACACGCCTCCTGCACCAGCGTCACTGGACGACCCCTATGAGGCGGCCACATTCGTCAATGCAGCACATCAAGAGGCCCCGGCGTGCTTGTCTGGCGGCTGTCCAATCCGCCGGTAGGGGTCACCCACGCCAGGACGTACGGTGTTGAGACCCCACCCGGGTGAAGTCGGCAGGCAGCCCCTTCCCGGGTGGCGGGGTCACTTCCTGTTCCGGCGCGCCCAGTCAGCAGAGCAGATCGGCCGACGCTCCCGCTCTTCGCCCTCAGCTCATCGTGACGACGCCCTGCCGGACCAGGGCGTCCACGGACTCGCGCACCGCCTGCAACGAGGTGTACCTGGGTGCGTAGCCCAATTCGCGGCGCGCCTTCTCGATGCTGCAATTCGGGCTACGCGCGATGTGCTCCCAGGTCGCCCGGGCGTCCTCCTCCGCCACCCCCTCGCGCCACGTCTCGAAGGGCAGGAAGCTCAGGCGCGCCTCTTGACCGAACCACCCCGCCACCGCCTCGGCGTAACCGCGCAGCGTCACGGCGGCGGGGGAGACCAGGTGAAAAGCTTCCCCCACCGCCGCGCGCCAGGAGGTCAACGCCCGCTCGAAGCCCTGGGCCACGTCGTCGGCGTGCACGTGGTGCACCGTCTCCAACCCGAAGTTGGGCAGTGCCAGCCCTTCACCGCGCGCCAGAGTACCGAAGACCGCCGGATTGAAGTGCCCGGCCGGGTTGAGGGGCACCCAGCCGACCCCGACGATGTGCCCCGGGTGCAGCACGGTCGCGGGAAAGCCCCGCTGCCGGGCCTCGAAGAGCAGGTCACGCTCGATGGCCGCCTTCTGGATGCCGTACTCGCCGAAGGGGCGGCGGGGCGCCGATTCCGGTGTGGGGACCTCGACGCTGTGCCCGTGCACCCAGATGGTTCCGCAGTGCAGGAAGTGCTGCACACGCCCGCGCAGCGCGTCCACGAGCTGGCGGTTGCTCTCCGGGGTGAAGCAGATCAGGTCGACAACAGCGTCGGGCCTCAGGGCCAGGATTTCGCGCCCGAACTCGCCCGCTGTCTCGGCGGCGTCCCGGTCGAGGCTGACCTGCCGCACGGCCTTCCAGTCCCCCAGGTTATGGTAGGGCTCGCGCTGTCCACGGCTCACTGTGATCACCTCGCAGCCGAGAGCGACCAAGCGCGGCACCAGGAAGGTGCCGATGTGCCCGGTGGCGCCGATCACGACGACTCGCATCCCGTCAGGGTACAGGGTCCTGGCAACGCCGCGTTGAACGTGAGGGGGCACGGGTGGAGTGGACAGGCGGGCCGTGCCGTGATCCTGCGGGTGGGCCAGGTTCCTTCTCCTGCCCGTCCGCCCGGCGGCGCTGAGCCTCAGCTTCCGCTGAGAAAGTAGGCCGCGTCGGCCCTGACCGGTCGGGCGCGGCGTAGGGTCACCCGGAACGACAGGAGGGTTGCATGGACTACCGTCACCTCGGACGCACCGGCCTCAGGGTCAGCCCCCTGTGCCCCGGCACCATGAACTTCGGTCCCGAGACCAGCGAGCCTGACAGCTTCCGCATCATGGACCGGGCCCTCGACCTCGGCGTGAACTTCCTCGACACCGCCAACGTCTACGGCCGGAAACAGGGCGAGGGCGTCACCGAGCAGATCATCGGCCGCTGGCTGGAGCGAAACCCCGGCCAGCGTGACCGGATCGTTCTCGCCACCAAGGTCTACGGCAGGACGGGCGAGGGCCCCAACGACCAGAAGCTCTCCGCCTACCACATCCGCCGGGCCTGCGAGGACAGCCTGCGGCGCTTGAAGACCGACCGCATCGACCTCTACCAGATGCACCACATCGACCGCGCGGCTCCCTGGGAGGAGGTCTGGCAGGCGATGGAGTGGTTGGTGGGGCAGGGCATGGTCCTGTACGTGGGTTCCTCGAACTTCGCGGGCTGGAACATCGCGCAGGCTAACTGCCTCGCGGCGCAGCGGCACTTTCTGGGCCTGGTGTCCGAACAGAGCCTGTACAACCTCAGCGCCCGGACGGTCGAGCTGGAAGTGATCCCGGCCTGCCAGGCCTTCGGGCTGGGCCTGATTCCCTGGAGTCCCCTTGGCGGCGGTCTCCTGGGCGGCGTGTTGCAGAAGGCAGAGGGGGGCCGCCGGGCGAGCGAGCGGATGCAGGGGCAGATCGAGAGGTACTGCCCACAGTTGGAGCGGTACGAGGCGCTGTGCCGGGACCTGGGCGAACAGCCGGCGGACGTGGCCCTCGCGTGGCTGCTGCACAACCCGGTGGTGACGGCCCCGATCATCGGCCCGCGGACGCTGGAGCAACTGGAGGGGAACCTGCGGGCCCTGAACGTCAAGCTCTCCGAGGAGACCTTGAGGGAACTCGACGCCATCTGGCCGGGACCGGGTGGGCAGGCGCCCGAGGCGTACGCGTGGTGAATGGACGGCGGGTGGTCGTCACGGGCGCGAGTGGCAAGGCGGGCCGCTCGGTCGTTCACGAGTTGCTGGAGCAGGGGTACGAGGTCACGGCGGTCGATCTCACGCCCTTTGAGACCTCCGGGCTGCCGCATCCCCTCGCCGGGAACCTGCGCGCGGACCTCACCGATCTCGGTCAGGCGCTGGAGGTGCTGCACG from Deinococcus aestuarii encodes:
- a CDS encoding aldo/keto reductase is translated as MDYRHLGRTGLRVSPLCPGTMNFGPETSEPDSFRIMDRALDLGVNFLDTANVYGRKQGEGVTEQIIGRWLERNPGQRDRIVLATKVYGRTGEGPNDQKLSAYHIRRACEDSLRRLKTDRIDLYQMHHIDRAAPWEEVWQAMEWLVGQGMVLYVGSSNFAGWNIAQANCLAAQRHFLGLVSEQSLYNLSARTVELEVIPACQAFGLGLIPWSPLGGGLLGGVLQKAEGGRRASERMQGQIERYCPQLERYEALCRDLGEQPADVALAWLLHNPVVTAPIIGPRTLEQLEGNLRALNVKLSEETLRELDAIWPGPGGQAPEAYAW
- a CDS encoding NAD-dependent epimerase/dehydratase family protein, whose product is MRVVVIGATGHIGTFLVPRLVALGCEVITVSRGQREPYHNLGDWKAVRQVSLDRDAAETAGEFGREILALRPDAVVDLICFTPESNRQLVDALRGRVQHFLHCGTIWVHGHSVEVPTPESAPRRPFGEYGIQKAAIERDLLFEARQRGFPATVLHPGHIVGVGWVPLNPAGHFNPAVFGTLARGEGLALPNFGLETVHHVHADDVAQGFERALTSWRAAVGEAFHLVSPAAVTLRGYAEAVAGWFGQEARLSFLPFETWREGVAEEDARATWEHIARSPNCSIEKARRELGYAPRYTSLQAVRESVDALVRQGVVTMS